One Vicia villosa cultivar HV-30 ecotype Madison, WI linkage group LG5, Vvil1.0, whole genome shotgun sequence genomic window, GGTAGAAAACTTAATGTATGGTCTGAATGtgaaattagaataaaataagtTAACAGAAATAAGCTTCAGAAGCAGACCTTTTCAAAAGTGGTTTCCCCCATTCCTGTTTTGTAAAGCTCGTGCACCATAGCTGTCAGGAAAATTTTGCTAAGTCTGGAACAGTTTTTCATCACCTTCAAAGTGAAAAAGATTTAAGTTGTGAGACTGAAATAAAACGTTAGCCAGACTAGTCTGCCAGGTAAATATGACTGTATAAAAGTGCTTATGAATCTATCCAAGGTAATGCCATGGAATTTGCAAGAAAAATGTGGCTTATATATAAATGGGGAGCATTACCACCAATTTCGTATTTAACTTATTACTATGCCCTATGATCACTGGTCCACAAAGATTAGCCGTCACATCCGACAAACAAACCTTCTTTTTACTAAATGTATCTGGTATCATCAATAACTTTACATCTCATGACTTGGTTCACAGTCATAAGATTCGgggaaataaaatatttgaaatgtctAGGAAAGGAATCCGCACACAGAAAATTTCAACTCACTTGAATATGAGGTGCTTGGAACATTTCTTGAATGGCTGCTTCAACGTCTGCCATGCTAACAAGTCCCTTTCCTAGAGAGCAGACACAAATGAATTAGTGAGCTTAAGCGCTACCTCTGACATAAAGGATTTGCTCATACAAGTGATGCTGACTGCATATTAGAGTTAACATGTGCTGAAAACATTCCATTACAAGACAAAAGGTGAAGtatttctgatttttaaaataatatcagGCCTGCACACATAGGTAACAGCAGAATAACAAATATGGAAGAAGACAAAATAATTATGGTTGACATGTTTTTCATAGTTTTATGGTAATGGTTGTGGAACAACAGGTGTGTATTCAATTAATTGATATTGATATATGTAATTGCCTCCTGAAGTAATAGATACAGCTAAATGTGAAGCAACCCTTGGGGAAATCAGGTGTAGCACTCAACAGGCCCGATATTAAATTTTGGTAACTTGGGTATTATTCAGCTTCGGGCTAGAATTCAATCTGGTAGGAATTTAAGTCAGCTGTTGGTAATTCAGTAGAGGATCATTAAGCCCATCTAAAGATAGAGGTTATGGTATAGGATAACTATAATTTGGTTTGATTAGGCAGATAATGAACTTTTATTTACTGATTATATAAATTTATGCACTTAAAGGAAAAACTTGGTGGTTGGCACTTTCCATATATCATCTGTTAGCATTGTATAACCTGAATGGCTGAATTTATAGTACAAAACACTAAACACTATAATACCCAACCCAAAGAATTGATAAAAGTACTTGCACGAATAAACTACCGCACAAATACTAACCACTATAATACCCAAAGCGTTTGATGCTTGTTCttctaaaacacttcccaaacatGAATAAACTACATTAGGAGTTTCGGCATTCCAGTTCAAAAGAGGCTTGTTGCTAGCCCCTTGAAGGTATTAGTAAAACATCAGCAGCATCCCATGGAGATGGGTTGGAGTCCAGCCAATAATGTTAGAATAAGGGTGGATTGTTTGGATATACCAACCGACCCTTGAAAACCACCAGCTGCTCTCGCAGAGCATATATTTGTTTAGCATTAGAAGCCTTATAAAGAAGATCCTATTGTTTGGATAATAACAATGTTGATGTAATTCAGTGTACTTCTTGGGAACGTCTACACAATATAGACTTATCACAATAATACTTTTTAGAATTTGGATTGGGTCTAACTCAACCTTTATATAACTAGTTTGTAAGGTGAGATTGTCTCCACATATAAACTTAAGTTCCGAGCATATCTCATCCATTGTGGAGAAACTCTTAACGTAGACCCTCACGCCTAAGATTGAACAATATGAGTGTGACATGAGTGACTCAATAGTGGCGCAAGACAACAAGTAATCAAACGAATTTTTGATAGGCATTGATACCATCTTAGAATTTGGATTGAGCATATGAAGCACAGACACCCCAAATTTGACCCCGACACTGACACGGCGACaccggtaataatttgaaaaaataaataaattaaacgtaatcacaagtgtctGATACCGACACGGATACGGACACaccttttttcagaggtgtcggtgcttACATATAACTCAACATTTACAAAACCAGCTTATAAGATGAGGATTGTCTATACTTATAAACTTATGTTCAGACATATCTCATCCAATGTAGAACTCTTAGCAGTACTGACTTCTAGAATAGCTTCATGGGAAGAAAACAAATTAACAGCCTTATTTCTTGACCAGGCATATAGATGACCTTGAATTGGTATCCATCACCTTGGAAAGCCAATATTGTTGGTTTGCTGTTACTGACTTCTATAATAGCTTCATGGGAAGAAAACAAATTAACAGCCTTATTTCTTGACCAGGCATATAGATGACCTTGAATTGGTATCCCATCACCTTGGAAAGCCAATAATTGTTGGTTTGCTGTTATGACCAATATCATAATATCTTTTTCATGTACAAATTTAGGCAGACTTCCCCAATGAAAGTGATTTGCTGATATATAAGCTATAGGTTTACGATCCAGCATAGGAAATTATGTAGTCAAGGATATCACTATATCCTTTTTGGTAAGATATATCTTTAGTTAAGCCAATTTTCAATAGTCCTTCATGAACCTTCGATAATATCAAGTTAGACCCAAAAAAACTTCTATTCACTTGTACATCTCTAGATGTTGGCCAATCGAGGACCGCCTCAATTTAAGTGGGAACTTTCTCAACCTTTTTGGCCGGATAATATGTCCAAAGTATTCAATAGAAGTTTGTCCAAAAAGATATATTTTTCGATTAACCACAAACTACTTTTGAGACAAGAATCTCAAGACTTCATCCATGTGAGCTAGGTGTAGGTTTCGAGTAGGGCTAAAAACCAGAATATCATCAAAGAACACCAACACACACCTTCATAAGAAAGGGAGAAACATTGAACTCATGGTGGATTGAAAGGTAGAAGGAGTTTTCTTCCTAAAACTATCTTATAGGTGTCGTCTTCTTTGACTTTTATTTGATGAAAATAGAATATGGAGACTAACTCTCAAGTCTAGCACGTATGCATCTACTTCAATTGTATACCTTTTCATATGCACCTCCAACTCCTTGCAAACTCATGTGATACGCATCAGTTGCCCCTTCCAAGGCTCGCCACATATTCTTCTTGCTGGTCACTTCCAGTCCTAATGAACTAACCAGCTCCTTGGGCATAAAATTATGATTAGCTCCACTATCCACTAAGAGTAGAATTGGATGCCTCTCCAAGACTCTCGCTAGTTTAAAGTGTCTTAGGATATTTAGTGAGTACTTTATATTCCTCCACGACCAACGACTTTTTGTTTGTTTCCTCATAACCCCATATTAGGAGCCACGAGGTTTTACAGGGGCAGCAATGACTTAGACTACAGCACTGAGGGTGGCGCTAACTTGATTCACAGATCAATTAGATTGTGCCAGGGCTGTTTTGGATCCCATCCCCCTTAGAGTGGTTTTTCCGACGTTATGTCCTTCGACTGTGTTGCGAAATGGTTCTTAAGCAGATGGTGACGCTAACTTGTGGACACCTTTGAGTGAGGATATGATTCAATCTTTGCACGATTGCATGTGTCACTGAAATTTAATTTGTGACGATTGGGTGGCTTAAGTGCTTGCACCTCATCATGATCTCTTCCTCAAGCCTTCAAGGTAAAAGTGCATATACCTTCAAACATTGGTGATACTTGAGCCATGAGAACCACAAACAATTCCACATGCTCGTCCAACGTTTCTAAATGTCCAAGTAGTTTCTGTTGGGAAAATGGATTCTTGATTGTTAGTCTCTATATTGATCCATTAGGGATCGCTTCAAGGTTTCCCAACTCAATAGTGGATTGAAATTCCCAAGTATCTTACTCAAGATTCATGTCATCCTATTGGGGCGACAATCATCCGTTGCTGCAAGTGAGAGGTTTGAAGCTCTCAAAGACAATGTTGACCCGGTAAGCAGTGTCTATTGCCAATGCTTGGATAGCAACTAGATGCAAACTACTAGTGCAAGATCACTAAAGCTTGGATAGCACAAATCATCTACTACGAACATGTGTATGATGATAGTATTTACACTTAGGCGTAGGCAAAaggttgaatatttgattttctataaataaataaaaacagagAATCAGTTTAGTTCCTGCCACTACCATGTGACAGAGAATTCATTTTATCGATGCAGATTGACATTAGAATTTAAGAGAACAATGAATTTACAATATCAGGCTTCAATCATACTGTAGATGAAACAAAACATCACAATATGAAGTTTGATCTTGGATCCTAAAATCTTATAAATTCTAAAATAACTCATATTTGTTTTGTTCTCGAGTAATTGGGTTGTTTATGCGGGAGAAGACTTGTATGACTTGATTGCTTATCTTTAGTTTATTTGTATACATGGCTTTAGTCTACGCATGTTTATTAATATAGACACTTATTGTTTACGTATGTGTAAAATCAATCGACTCTTTTGTGAAGGCTCGGGTAGCTAAATGGCAACATGTAAATAGAGAACATGCCAATTAGAAGATGATACAAAATTGATTTAACGAAAAGTAGGAAACATTATATGGTCCCCTTTTCTCCAGTGATGACATGTAAAATAGAGCTTGTTCACATGATATACCTGCAGCAACATTATCAGGATTTGAAGCTAGACTCTTAATACGATAATCTGCAATTTCAGCTGCACGTCTGCATATTTCCAAAGCACGGCGTGCATCTCCAGAGATAGCTGCAACCTGAATATTTAAAGATCATGTCAATAGTAAATCAACAAGCTAATTACAAAAGAAGTGTCAATTGTGCTTAAAAGATTAAAAGAAGCCAATCTTAAAATGATTTGGAGACTAAACTTTCTTGAAGCAAATTCCATAGCTTGTTTTTCAAATATATCTATTCCATTGAGGCGACTCGAAATGATTTCCTGAAGCTGCTGATAATTATATGGGGCAAAGCAAAGCCTTTGGATGCCCATTCGGCTTGATATACGAGGAAGTAACTTCTCTGGAAGATCCATTGTATTGGCTATCCCTGAATTCATTACATTATTACAAAGGAATAAGTTTTTGCAGTCCATAGAGGCACTGTAGTTCTTATGATTATATGAATTCTTGTGATCCCTCTATTAAATATTACATCTATTTAGACTGGAAGACCATAATTTTGAATATAATTCACAAGAGCTTAAATCTTACCTATCACAATTAGCTTGGAATGTGGCTTGGTAGGCCAGTCAAGGATATTGTACAGAACCTGAAATAAAAGGAAGTCAGCAATCTGGTTCCATACAATAAAGAATGCAGACCCTGATTCTTACCAATTACAAGTTTCTTACAACAGGATTTGTTGCTTACCGACTGATTTCTGGTTACAAGAAGATCAAGTTCATCAATGAGCAAAATACATGGTCGGTCAGCCTCTTCTTCAATTTTCTTCCCTTCAACAAACCTCTCATTTAGTAAACGGAGAGCCTCTTTCCATCCAACCCTGTGTCCGTTTAATGCCTCATATATGACCTAAAACAGTATTGGAAGTGGGAAGCATAAGACAACCAAGGAATGTGGTCTTAAAAACCAAAACAGTGTAATTATTTAGAACTTTACCTTATAAATATTCTCTGGCGAAGCCAATTTCAGACCATTGATCTCCACAAAACAGTACGGTTTGATGTTTCCTGCATCAACTTCTGACCTCAAACTCCTCATCACTGAGAGTACACTCATTGTCTGCAGTTAAACATGGAAAAAAGGAGTAAAACAATAAGATTTGCTTTGTGATCGCTAAACTAAAGTCTCACTGGATATTACTTATTAGACTAAGAAACAGCTAGTTCTAGAAaatagtaccttgccagttcccGGAACACCGTGAATGTAAAGGCAACGTCCCAGACATTGATTGTCAGAAATAGCACCCTTAATAAATGTAGTTATCTCGTCCATTTCTCTAAATAAAAGTATGTTTTGATCAGAAATAGTAACTTAACACAGATAgatgaaatattaaaaattatgttcaaacttcaacATACTTATTTCTACAAGGTAATGATTTAGGCAGCGAAGCTAACAACAGTGAAGCCTTTGCTCTTTCAAGATTAGTCTGTTTGTGAGACCTTATATGCTCTGGAATTCTTTTTGTTCCTATCTTCTGAAGTCCGAAGAAGCGTCCCTTGTGCAGATTCTGTATCATTTCCACATTAACTTTCCATAGGAACTCATTGACAtaaaaaatcaatacaaattaGTACTAGTGAACAATAATATTCATACTGCAGCTAGCTGATGGCTTGTCGGTAGTTGAGATTGTGCAATTTTAAGATTTTCCTCTTCATAATCAACATCTTCATCTGTATCAGAGTCTAACTCCTTGCTGATGTTCCAGTCTTCGTCACCGTCACTCTCATCAGAATTCTACCATGTAAAAATATAAACTCTTCAATAATAGTACAGTTAAACGATCAGTCTTATCACCATTCAAACATGTATGTAAAAAACTCATGAATATTAGCACTGCTAAATGGTTAAATCCTTTTATGAGAAGAATGATCCTTGTACATATATTTTCTAAGACAGTTACCTCTCTTTCATCATCAATATCAGCCAGGCGTTTGAAACTGTGCCAATGGATGTCATATTCATATTCGCACAAGAAAACATCATCTCCCTCATTGCTAGCTTTGGCGTACTCCTTAGGGGTCATGACATAGCAATGTCTAAGAACAGATTCCATCTATATTGAACAAAGAAACACCATGATGACCAAAAGGAGAATAAGTTCTTGCTACGCTGAACATTATGCATTCgactataaaaataataataataatagtcatGAAATACAGCACCAAAAGTTATGTTCAATTTTATGTTGGGAAACAATAACACATGCTAAGCATAGAGTTTACATTGTTTGGCACCTCTTGCTTACATTCACATAAACACTTCAACAAAATGGTTAATATTTAAAACTAATAGATTACAAATTCTATGAAACTTGAAAAAGCCACCACTAGTTGTGCATTAGGACTCATCCTACAAGCTGGGATGCCTTGCTCAAAATTTACAAGGAGTGGTACTCTCTACACGAGTAATACTTGACACTTATCTAAAGATT contains:
- the LOC131603734 gene encoding origin of replication complex subunit 1B-like; this translates as MASTPKKSSLHSPSKSKLRSQFSPVAAPVTPNSLPARRSTRLNSLLTDSPQTPNLVDAFNDSQNRDETPKRGRRIGQYTEPAAKSRLDFDFSRKEKVRTRNSASKLENERDKKSESDIIPVALQSPGKPKSAKRKKEKEDEKTVELAKKRNGKDKSVKVLFAPTSPVQSETKKRKRKNVVEKTVVTKGKGSVSKGGKIAKVQYYKKVVYDGGEFEVGDDVYVKRIEDGSSDEEDPEVEECKLCFCFGDEIMIECDSCLGGFHLKCLKPPLKDVPEGDWICGICEGRKMGKNVDFPKPPEGKKLARTMRQKLHSSDLWAARIESIWKDVDGSYWCRVRWYMIPEETSVGRQPHNLSRELYRTNDSASIEMESVLRHCYVMTPKEYAKASNEGDDVFLCEYEYDIHWHSFKRLADIDDERENSDESDGDEDWNISKELDSDTDEDVDYEEENLKIAQSQLPTSHQLAANLHKGRFFGLQKIGTKRIPEHIRSHKQTNLERAKASLLLASLPKSLPCRNKEMDEITTFIKGAISDNQCLGRCLYIHGVPGTGKTMSVLSVMRSLRSEVDAGNIKPYCFVEINGLKLASPENIYKVIYEALNGHRVGWKEALRLLNERFVEGKKIEEEADRPCILLIDELDLLVTRNQSVLYNILDWPTKPHSKLIVIGIANTMDLPEKLLPRISSRMGIQRLCFAPYNYQQLQEIISSRLNGIDIFEKQAMEFASRKVAAISGDARRALEICRRAAEIADYRIKSLASNPDNVAAGKGLVSMADVEAAIQEMFQAPHIQVMKNCSRLSKIFLTAMVHELYKTGMGETTFEKLANTVSCLCTSNGEVFPGYDILLQVGCKLGECRVILCEAGARHRLQKLQLNFPSDDVAFSLRDCKDLPWLSKYLM